Proteins encoded by one window of Lycium barbarum isolate Lr01 chromosome 11, ASM1917538v2, whole genome shotgun sequence:
- the LOC132619170 gene encoding polygalacturonase inhibitor-like encodes MLPKMKPSLLYTLSFTLFFLSTALSERCNPNDKNALLEIKKGLGNPNDLISWDPKTDCCDDWAKDTLSCDDDTNRVNSLSLTKIEDAGHLLPAIGDLLYLKQLDITKVRNLSGPIPPTIAKLTYLRLLKITQTNISGPIPEFLGEMKNLTYINLSENNLIGTIPPALGQLSNLFYLRLDRNKLTGPIPESFGKLGPKLEFLYLGGNKLSGVVPSSFTSWSFETLDLSANKLEGDISFLFGKDSNTFQLYLSRNKFEFDFSKLKFGKKLVSLKLNHNNIYGGFPSGFEKRPWQEFNVSYNNLCGKIPQGGYMIRFDLYSYVHNKCLCDSPLPPCKM; translated from the coding sequence ATGCTTCCTAAAATGAAGCCCTCTCTACTTTACACTCTTTCTTtcactctcttctttctttctacaGCTCTCTCTGAAAGGTGCAACCCAAATGACAAAAACGCCCTCCTAGAAATCAAGAAAGGTCTAGGCAATCCCAATGATTTGATTTCATGGGATCCCAAAACtgattgttgtgatgattgggcCAAGGACACTCTATCATGTGATGACGATACAAATCGTGTTAATTCCCTAAGCCTCACCAAAATTGAGGACGCCGGCCACCTCTTACCAGCCATTGGAGACCTCCTGTATCTCAAACAGTTGGACATCACCAAAGTACGCAATCTTTCAGGTCCAATTCCACCTACGATAGCCAAGCTCACATATCTCAGATTGTTGAAAATCACTCAAACAAACATTTCAGGACCTATCCCTGAATTTCTTGGTGAGATGAAAAACTTAACATACATCAACTTGTCAGAAAACAACCTCATTGGTACAATCCCTCCTGCACTTGGCCAACTGTCAAATTTATTTTATCTTCGCTTAGACAGGAACAAACTCACTGGACCAATCCCAGAATCATTCGGAAAATTAGGCCCAAAACTCGAGTTTCTTTACCTTGGAGGTAACAAACTCAGTGGAGTTGTACCGAGCTCTTTCACTAGTTGGAGCTTTGAGACACTCGACTTGTCCGCAAACAAGCTTGAAGGAGATATTTCTTTCTTGTTTGGGAAAGATTCGAATACATTTCAATTGTATTTGTCTCGGAATAAGTTTGAGTTTGACTTCTCAAAGTTAAAGTTTGGGAAGAAGTTAGTGAGTTTGAAACTGAACCATAACAATATTTACGGGGGATTTCCATCAGGGTTTGAAAAGAGACCATGGCAGGAGTTCAATGTGAGTTACAACAATCTATGTGGGAAAATTCCGCAAGGTGGATATATGATTAGATTTGATCTCTATTCATATGTACACAACAAATGCTTGTGCGACTCTCCGTTGCCACCCTGTAAAATGTAA